The genomic stretch GGATTTTCACCAGCAAAATGTCGTCAATACCGTCGCCGGAATAATCCACAATCGTTCCACCCGTGATGGAAGGCTCTTCCCAGAGTTCGATATTTGGATAATTGCTGATGGTCTGGCTATCCATCAAAATTGCGGTATCCCCTTTCAGGAGAAGCAGTTCCTGACCCAGTCCGTTGGTATCCCCGCCTCCCAGAAGCCAAAAACTTTCATTGAAAGAATGTTTCAATATATGTCCCGCGGGGCTCGGTTGGTAAACAAACACTTCTCCGTAGCCGGTTTTGGGCAAATCCATTGCCACATATTCCTTGATTCCGTCTCCATCATAGTCGTACATATAATTGAGTGGAACGCGTGCCTGGCCAATTTCGGTCCAACTGTAGCCATGATTCGACACCGCTTCATATTGGATATTCAGAAAATTCTCAAATTCGGGGGAAAGATAGCTCAGATTTCCGGGGTTTGTGGCTTTGATTCTGATGCTGACAGGACCCTGAGGCAGGTGCGGCGGCACGGCCCAAACGTGGATACTATCCAAAACCGCACCGTAAACACTGTGAGAAAATCCCGCCGAATCTTTGATGATGAGTTCGGTTCGCACCAACTCGTCAAAGGCTGCGGAAACGTAGAACCGCAGATTTGGCCCGTCATAACGGCTGAAGCCCGACAAAGAAGGCTGTACCAACACAGGCGGGCTGCTGTCGTAAATCACGCTGCGGAAAAAATTGAATTTCTGGCCTGAGGTGTTTTCATACTGCAAGCGGATTGTGTATTCCCCTTCGGGAAAAGCTTCCGGGATGTGAAAATGTGCCAAAAGGCCGTTTTCTACTGGTTGATAATAGTGGAAGGGGTAGTTTTGATGGGTTTGAACATCGAACCAATCCAAAATGGAGGGTACCTGCTTATTGCTGTACATCACGCTGTAGCGGAAAAAATCATCTCCCACGATGGTGCCCATGATATCAAAACTTTGGGTCACCCCGCTGTGGTCGAAAGGTTCATCCACGTAAATCAGAGGCGCGTTCACGTTTTCCAAAAGCCTGCGGGTGTTCAGAAGACCATGTCCGTAGTACATATCGAACCCCGCGGCGCCAAGATCATCCGTGGAAGTAAGCAGGCGTGAGCGCACTTCATCCGGACTGAGACCAGGATGCAGGGATAAAAGCAGAGCCGCGGCGCCAGCCACGAAGGGCGAAGACATCGAGGTTCCGCTCTGTTCAAAATACTGTTCGCCAACATTCATTTTATAGGTGCTGAGAACCATTTCTCCGGGCGCGACGATATCGAGATCGGGGCCATAGCTGGAAAAACCCGCCAAAGTGCGGTTTCGGTTCACGGCGCCAACAGAAATCACGTTTGAGAGCTTGGCTGGATAACTGAGTATCGGACCGGGATCGTTACCGGCTGATGCCACAATGGTTACGCCTTTTGAATAGGCATAATCACAGGCGTCGGCAATGATGGGTGAATAGTTCGGGTCTCCCCAACTGAGGTTAATCACATGACAGCCGTTGTCGGCAGCGTAAACGATGGCAGCCGCAGCGTCGTCATCCTGCAGATAGCCCTGTCCCGTGGTGGTGCGAAAACCAGCACGAATGGGCATTATTTTTACATTCCAACAAACTCCGGTGATGCCCACAGCGTTGTTGCCCACAGCGCCGATGATGCCGGCAACGTGAGTTCCGTGGAAGTTCTCGTCCTCCACGTCGTTATCCTGATCCAAATAGTCTCCCACAGCCACATCCGCCATCTCAGGCGCGTCCACAAAGTCCCAGCCACACCAATCGTCGATGTATCCATTTCCATCATCGTCGATACCATTGTTATGCAGTCCCAAAGCGGGGTCTTCGCCTGGGTTGATATAAATGTTTGCCTGCAGATCGGGATGATTTATGAGACAGCCGGAGTCGATGACGCCAACAATCACTTGTGAACTGCCGGTGGTGTAATTCCAAGCCTGGGGGTTGGATACCATTTCGTGGAACTGTGAGCCATAGAGCGGGTCATTGGGATGCAAGTGCAATTCCGAGAGATAGTTTGGCTGCACATATTCGATGCCGGGAAAACTGAGCTTTCCTTCATGTAGGGTGTCCCAATCCGGTTCTTCATCCAGATTTACCAGATAATAACGCGGCTGGTGCATTCCCTTGATTGGTCTGAGGTAAAAAGCTCCATGCCTGTCGAGCCAGGAATCAAATTCCGTGAGGCCGCTGCGATCGGATTTGATGCTGAGCGGCCATTGCGATTTTACAATCACCTGTTTGGGAGTGACATTCTGGGCAGACAAAGCCAGGGTCAGCGCCAAAAAAGCGAGTAGAGCGAGCAGATGTGGTTTTTTCATGGATTCTTAAAATCGATAGCTGAGGCCGAGGGTGTGTACATCGTTCAGGTTGTGGGAAAAAGCAGCCCAACCATAGTCCAGCCCGATGTTTTTCCAGCGGACACCCAGGCCGGCGGTCAAGTTTTCGGCATCATGGTTAATTTTGTAGCCAGCCCTCACGAAAGCGAGACCATAGAGGTCAAATTCAGCGCTCACCGCGCCTTTCCAATTTTCATCGATGGCTTTGGTTCCGCTCAGTTCCATATTCAGGGCATGTTCGCCCATCTCAAAGCTTTTACTGAGGTCCATTTCAAAGCCAATTGGAAACAGGGTGCGTTCTTCGTTCATGGCGGATGAAAAGCCAAGATTGCGCACAGCCAGGCTGAATTGGGTGTTTTTCAGCGGCGTGAGCCAGGTGAACCCCAAATCGCTGTGCAGGCCATAACTGGAATCGGTGTTGAGCTTTTCATAGACCAAACCGGCATTGATACCGGCATAGATTGAAGGTGTGACCCTGACGGCATAGTTTCCCAGCAGGTCGATATCGAGAGGAGAATATTCACCGATCAGGAGTCCGTTGTCGTCCCGGATTTCAAGTTGGCCATAATCCAGCGTGCGCAACGCCATGCCAAAGTGGGACTTGCGGTTGGAATAGGAATAGAAGACACTGTTTGCGGCAGTGTCTTCCAACCAGCGTGTGTGAACCGCGCCCAAAGCCTGATGGGCAGTAGAAACTGAAGCCGCCGGCTGGCGTAAAAACGCGGTTAATTCAGTTCCAGCGCTGATGCCTCTGCCAGCCAGGGCCAGGGAAACTGGATCGCCACCGATGTCCAAAAACTGGTATCCATATTGACCAGCGTTGGAGGGAATCCCGGCAAAAAGAGCGCTTGCCGCCAAGATTAGTATCATGCTTAAAATTCTGTTTTTCATCGTGTTTGCTTCCTTATTTTTCCACCGCGAATTTGATGCTGCGTGATTGCTTGCCATCAGAAACCACTGTGATATAAACCCCGCTGCCCAGCTTTTCGGCTGGGATGCCAATCAGGTCGCGGTTGCGCAAATATGCTTTGGCCTGTCCATTTTGGCTGTGGATCAGGTTTCCTTTAATATCGAAAATCCTCACTTCCAACTGGGCGTCCCGGCTGGTCATCACGTTCAGGGTAAGTTTTTGATCGTAGATGGATTTGAGAGGGTTTGGAAAGATATACAATTCGCCGGGAACGAAGAGCTCCGCGGTTTCATATTGGTTTGTAAGCCCTGCCAAACCTCGGCTGGCAGTGCGTTGCAGGTTTCCATATTCAGCGTCCCAGCCGGGTTTGAGGTCGTTCAAATCGACGTCTGGCAAAACCTGGCGATGCACGGTTCCATCGTCACAAGCCAGCCAAACATAAATTTGACCGTCAGAACCTTCAGCAATGATGGGCAGGTTGCGGCTACGTTTTCCAAACGACACGGGAAAACCGGGCTTGGAGCGGAAACTGTCTTCCCAACACATGAGCCGATTGTGGGAAAAAGCTCCCAAAACCTCATTCTTGCCGTCGTGATCGATGTCCGCGACCAAAACTCCGGCATTGAAAGCCAAAGAATCCGTGGCGGCCAGAGCCAGAGGGGCTGGACTAACCAAAGAGCCGGCATAATCGATTACAGCCACGCCGCGGTCTGAGGAAATCAGCAGATCCAAAGTCCCGTTCTGATCCCAATCCGCGATGGTGAGCGGAGCAGTTGTATTCATATCGTGAACGTAGGGAAAACCAGGCAGGATTTGGTTTTCAGAGTCGAACACATAGATGGAATTGAGGCATTGCACGATTAAATCGGGTTCGCCAGAATCCGTTTGAGGATTAAACGGAGCGGCAAAGATTCCCACAAGAGTGGAATCCGCCGGCACTGCCAGCAAACGGTCTGAAAATCCGTCTTTGAACTCCGAAACATAAAACAGCTCATCCTGACGCCAGGGAACGAAAAGACTGTTGTCCAGCCATGCCATGTTTGTGGCTATGGGGCCTTCAAAAGTTGTTATCTCTTGAAGTTGCTTGGAATGCAGATCGTATTTATGCAGGCTCCCATTTCCGTTGGAACTGTCGTTGAAAGCCATGAAAAGCGATTCTCCAGTTGAAACAGGATGGGTAGCCCAGGTTTTTCCCGCAAAATTGGGCAGATATTCGCCGCCATCGTTATCCAATCTAAACAGCCGGGCGGTGGTTCCCACCTGCATGGGAAAATAGAATTCACTGCCAGTCCAAACGTATGGATGCTCCATCGGCATGCGTGAAATGGGAAATCCCGGCAGAGGCTGCTCATCTTTCCAGATGTGAATCTGACCATCCGGCTGAGGATAGACCAATTCAAGTTTGCCATCACCGTCAAAATCCACCGCACAAGCATTGATGGGGTTTGGGCCGCCATATCCTGTGGAAAGACTCCAGCCAAAACGCACGGAAAAGCTCATCGTGTTGCCGCTTGCGCTGATATCATATATTTCCAACGGAATGCCACCATAATAACTCTCAGCGGTTGGCAGAGAAAGCAAGCCATTGTGGATTAGCTGGCCAAAATAGTTGTTGTTGCCGGCGCGGAAACTGTCGAAAGGTCCGCCATATTTATACTGATCAGCAGCGGCAGTGTCCAGATGCTGGATTCCATCTGCTTCTTCCAGATCCACACCTTTGTGGCTGGCGTCGGCATTGATTGTATTCAGGTCAAAATTCGTCGTAAAGTTTTGGGCGATAATATTTTCGTCGATGTGCCAGATCAGCAGACCGCTTCCATCAATAGGCACGTTCAAGCCAATGGGGATTGGCCCGCCCAAGCCTGGCAGCATGAAATCCCACTCGCTGCCCTTGTAGCGATTTTTCATGAAATTAAAGAAAGGCAGCTCGGGATAGTTTTCATAGTAATCCTGTTCCCCATCCGGAAGCAGCGCGAAAGTGTAGCTCGGCAATCCATTATAGGGATCAACGCTGCCATCAGGGTTCTGCTGGCGGTTTTCAATCAGGAAATATTCAGCGTCCGAAATAGGGATTTTGTAAACACGGTTTTCCACCATGGTATGATTCAGAAAGTGTTCAATCGGAAGGTTTTCAGCGTCAGAACTCACCACAATCGGATTTTCCCAACCCAGAAAAACCCTGCTCCAGGCGCTCACCTGGGCGGGAACATAACCGCTGGCATTCCAAATTCCTGTTCCCATAAGCCCCCAATTTCCAATGCCTTGCGAGGCTCCGTTGCTGGAATCGTTGTCAAAAAGCGAGGGCAATCCCAAAATGTGGCCAAACTGGTGGCAAAGCACGCCATACATGCTGAAGAGATATACATCGGCGTTGTCTTCACCCTCTCCGGGAAAATAGTCCTGAAATTCGTGTTCAGGGACAATCACAATATTTGTAAGATGTATCCCATCAGCGGGATAACCTTGATAGTCATCGTTATCTTCATCAAACCAATATTGCAAGCGCGCGCGGGTGAGAAATGTTGACCAAATCTCCTCTTTGCGAATACCATTGATGTCGGATTCCTGGCCGGCGCCAGCGTGGAAGATGATAAGCCCGCCAAAGCGGCTGAAATCGATAGCCGGATCCGCCATCTGCATCGTGGTTTGAAAGAATTCCTTCAACCTGGCATCGGTCGTATCCTCAGAATCTGCACCGTAATATGCCATGGTCTGAGGCAGGGTGAAAACTTCCGGATGCAGGGTGTAGTGCAAATTGTAGGCGCCGTGGGATGCGTCGTTGAAAAAATCACCCAAATGAAGCATCCAGCGGTTGAAAAAATCCTCATCATGAACCAGAAAATCCGGATATTGAGCGGTGGCGGCAAATTTCACATCGCTGAATTGCACTCGCAGCACCAGGATGTTGTTGGGCAAATTTTTGGGGCTGTCACATGAGCCGGGAAAAGCCAGACGCGAGCTTTCCACCTTGGTTGGTTTAAAACCCGGTGGAAGCTGTTCACACAAGGGATGCGCCGGCACCATCGCGCCCAGAAAGGCCGCCACGAAGAGCGCAGTTATCAGGCCAAAAGCCCGCTTATAATTTGAGGGCATCACTTAGCTCCTGCTGATTATATTGGTAAAGAAAATAACCCGATTCAGCCGCGCTGCGGCCCAAAACTAACATACATTGTTCAATTATTCCCACACGCAGTTCCCTGTCAACGAAAAAAGCTCACCTCAGCCTGGAGCTCCAGCCAAATATTATGTCTCCCACACAAAAAACCGGCTTCAAAGCCGGTTTGATTTTCAATATATCTCCACATAACGCAACTTCACACATGAAGCCCAAAAAGCCGCGGAACCGTTATGCTGATTGGCAAAGCCGGACCAAGCTCCTTGAACTCCACGCTGATTTCGTTACAGAGTCTTTCCTGCCAGAAGGTCCTCTTCATTGCATTTGCAGATTTTCACAAATTCATAGCGCGGGGTCCAGCCCTCACCGCCTCTTTTCCGGTTTGCCACAATCTTAACCTTTTTGATTTCGGTGCCGCAAACAGCGCAATGCACTTTACCTTCTGTGGCTGCATCGTGAGCCGTTTTCGCGGCAAAGCTTTTCACTCTTCCCATTTTAATCCTCTTTTTCGCTCGGGGCGATTAATTTATTTATTTAATTTGCTCTTTCTATGTATTCAC from Candidatus Cloacimonadota bacterium encodes the following:
- a CDS encoding S8 family serine peptidase; this translates as MKKPHLLALLAFLALTLALSAQNVTPKQVIVKSQWPLSIKSDRSGLTEFDSWLDRHGAFYLRPIKGMHQPRYYLVNLDEEPDWDTLHEGKLSFPGIEYVQPNYLSELHLHPNDPLYGSQFHEMVSNPQAWNYTTGSSQVIVGVIDSGCLINHPDLQANIYINPGEDPALGLHNNGIDDDGNGYIDDWCGWDFVDAPEMADVAVGDYLDQDNDVEDENFHGTHVAGIIGAVGNNAVGITGVCWNVKIMPIRAGFRTTTGQGYLQDDDAAAAIVYAADNGCHVINLSWGDPNYSPIIADACDYAYSKGVTIVASAGNDPGPILSYPAKLSNVISVGAVNRNRTLAGFSSYGPDLDIVAPGEMVLSTYKMNVGEQYFEQSGTSMSSPFVAGAAALLLSLHPGLSPDEVRSRLLTSTDDLGAAGFDMYYGHGLLNTRRLLENVNAPLIYVDEPFDHSGVTQSFDIMGTIVGDDFFRYSVMYSNKQVPSILDWFDVQTHQNYPFHYYQPVENGLLAHFHIPEAFPEGEYTIRLQYENTSGQKFNFFRSVIYDSSPPVLVQPSLSGFSRYDGPNLRFYVSAAFDELVRTELIIKDSAGFSHSVYGAVLDSIHVWAVPPHLPQGPVSIRIKATNPGNLSYLSPEFENFLNIQYEAVSNHGYSWTEIGQARVPLNYMYDYDGDGIKEYVAMDLPKTGYGEVFVYQPSPAGHILKHSFNESFWLLGGGDTNGLGQELLLLKGDTAILMDSQTISNYPNIELWEEPSITGGTIVDYSGDGIDDILLVKILPAERVIQAYKRSGNTFVPKNTLRNTSATDFYNTFVPTIIVRNFDGDNYKDILTADTDGDIMIFEIRNDNVDELVWSHRLPVGNTYSLAAGDFDGNGRQDFFVGGYHTDSVDPNRSFWYFEGFKSVSNNNYASMGSIMFNEVTSQSAILAHDLDGDGKDELILAIAPNLYILKYIDGKFKPVFYGQSYRNYSLLAYKDENNRPYFLTNYEVAPDSVVCVEWTTEEPHTGPPTPANFIAQSENESRVRLSWIANGADSYRLYRRKGDSNPEILVEIPDQVWLDEGLEEGATYSYAVTAINSNYSPPESIPSVWQTVTPYPIPRVLEARMISSNMVKVMYDQRMSGDALNPSLYTVDHGVGQPSSVNSIATQCGVLLHFSPNLPPISEKFNLNIRDLNSAQGVGFSSLTVSFDWEEDLIPPKVQEVTVLDDKQTIRVLFSEEIAAINPRPQMLENYILNNHSNDPDNFIHSVVHEEDAILIRMGEKLKTGSAAYEIKIKNLRDLAGNIISAQGNIARFYLTNHDDLKHLLAYPNPVTSGSTQCNIINFPAGKEGQIRIYDSSGSLVKSAAIGPFDPVVNNLTWSWDLKNNEGKKVATGIYFYVVHMGKKTGRGKIAIIK
- a CDS encoding PorV/PorQ family protein, which encodes MKNRILSMILILAASALFAGIPSNAGQYGYQFLDIGGDPVSLALAGRGISAGTELTAFLRQPAASVSTAHQALGAVHTRWLEDTAANSVFYSYSNRKSHFGMALRTLDYGQLEIRDDNGLLIGEYSPLDIDLLGNYAVRVTPSIYAGINAGLVYEKLNTDSSYGLHSDLGFTWLTPLKNTQFSLAVRNLGFSSAMNEERTLFPIGFEMDLSKSFEMGEHALNMELSGTKAIDENWKGAVSAEFDLYGLAFVRAGYKINHDAENLTAGLGVRWKNIGLDYGWAAFSHNLNDVHTLGLSYRF
- a CDS encoding M6 family metalloprotease domain-containing protein, with the protein product MPSNYKRAFGLITALFVAAFLGAMVPAHPLCEQLPPGFKPTKVESSRLAFPGSCDSPKNLPNNILVLRVQFSDVKFAATAQYPDFLVHDEDFFNRWMLHLGDFFNDASHGAYNLHYTLHPEVFTLPQTMAYYGADSEDTTDARLKEFFQTTMQMADPAIDFSRFGGLIIFHAGAGQESDINGIRKEEIWSTFLTRARLQYWFDEDNDDYQGYPADGIHLTNIVIVPEHEFQDYFPGEGEDNADVYLFSMYGVLCHQFGHILGLPSLFDNDSSNGASQGIGNWGLMGTGIWNASGYVPAQVSAWSRVFLGWENPIVVSSDAENLPIEHFLNHTMVENRVYKIPISDAEYFLIENRQQNPDGSVDPYNGLPSYTFALLPDGEQDYYENYPELPFFNFMKNRYKGSEWDFMLPGLGGPIPIGLNVPIDGSGLLIWHIDENIIAQNFTTNFDLNTINADASHKGVDLEEADGIQHLDTAAADQYKYGGPFDSFRAGNNNYFGQLIHNGLLSLPTAESYYGGIPLEIYDISASGNTMSFSVRFGWSLSTGYGGPNPINACAVDFDGDGKLELVYPQPDGQIHIWKDEQPLPGFPISRMPMEHPYVWTGSEFYFPMQVGTTARLFRLDNDGGEYLPNFAGKTWATHPVSTGESLFMAFNDSSNGNGSLHKYDLHSKQLQEITTFEGPIATNMAWLDNSLFVPWRQDELFYVSEFKDGFSDRLLAVPADSTLVGIFAAPFNPQTDSGEPDLIVQCLNSIYVFDSENQILPGFPYVHDMNTTAPLTIADWDQNGTLDLLISSDRGVAVIDYAGSLVSPAPLALAATDSLAFNAGVLVADIDHDGKNEVLGAFSHNRLMCWEDSFRSKPGFPVSFGKRSRNLPIIAEGSDGQIYVWLACDDGTVHRQVLPDVDLNDLKPGWDAEYGNLQRTASRGLAGLTNQYETAELFVPGELYIFPNPLKSIYDQKLTLNVMTSRDAQLEVRIFDIKGNLIHSQNGQAKAYLRNRDLIGIPAEKLGSGVYITVVSDGKQSRSIKFAVEK